In Meiothermus ruber DSM 1279, the following proteins share a genomic window:
- the casB gene encoding type I-E CRISPR-associated protein Cse2/CasB — MQKEVSREQAFVRYLRQRSTPADLARMRRGLDAPGAEVVPLVEGFLGRIQDEHEDRWERICYYLVAGLWASTVSSSELEQFRKDEEEPEVGQNNEGGVNKGYRRTLGHAIAQLYLARDQSKSIEQRFIALLDADEEQLPYRLRQMVQLIESQDDIRIYWSELLRDLLAWNRERKPVQQKWARAFYRTVAKEETISMEGEDAQ, encoded by the coding sequence GTGCAAAAGGAAGTCAGTAGAGAACAGGCTTTTGTACGGTACCTGCGCCAGCGCAGCACGCCAGCCGACCTGGCACGGATGCGCCGCGGCCTGGATGCGCCGGGAGCGGAGGTGGTTCCGCTGGTTGAGGGGTTCCTGGGGCGCATCCAGGACGAGCACGAAGATCGCTGGGAGCGGATTTGTTATTACCTGGTGGCCGGTTTGTGGGCCAGCACGGTCTCTTCATCGGAGCTGGAGCAGTTTCGCAAAGATGAAGAGGAGCCTGAGGTGGGCCAGAACAATGAAGGAGGCGTGAATAAAGGCTACCGCCGCACGCTGGGTCACGCCATTGCACAGCTTTACCTTGCGCGCGACCAGTCCAAAAGCATCGAGCAGCGCTTTATCGCCCTGCTGGATGCCGATGAAGAGCAGTTGCCCTACCGCCTGCGCCAGATGGTGCAGCTTATTGAGAGCCAGGACGACATCCGCATCTACTGGTCGGAACTCCTGCGCGACCTGCTGGCCTGGAACCGTGAGCGCAAGCCAGTGCAACAGAAATGGGCCAGGGCTTTCTACCGTACCGTTGCTAAGGAAGAGACCATCTCCATGGAGGGTGAAGATGCGCAGTAA
- the casA gene encoding type I-E CRISPR-associated protein Cse1/CasA, producing the protein MPTFNLITQPWIPVRTGNELLLVSLEQALLEAHKFERIEDPSPLVTAALHRLLLAVLHRALEGPADAYEAAEWFEEGFDRGKIQTYLSKYRDRFDLFHPERPFYQVPDFSLERSCRSWTVLAPELNSDNNKVLFDHTVTSRPRPLLPAEAARLLVANQTFALSAGKSVLCHTATAPVATAALALVLGDNLHQTLCLNLVAYPKREHEHDFATWEQEPLKVADLADCERARASAKGIVHRYTWLARAVRLHPEEEDGQTIVRWIAYASGVRYEESQVRRDPMVAFRPDPKDPTRERPLGFSEGRALWRDFAALLPKPGSAQGLAVADHARNVYRALGRHFRQRGLPVMVAGQASDQAKVELWRGEIYRLPEAILGETDLRAFVEQCLNEAEVMGEVLNGAARALAAGLLSMGDRKPHKDDVSKLARSFPHQVAYWSALEGHFADWISQLGPDFEKQQARLERAWREILQREALQAWRLAALAAGDDARALRAVHKGEGILLAHIYKQKEVVGAKGSQ; encoded by the coding sequence TTGCCCACGTTTAATCTAATAACCCAGCCCTGGATTCCCGTGCGAACGGGAAACGAGCTTTTGCTTGTGAGCCTCGAGCAGGCCCTGCTCGAGGCTCACAAGTTCGAGCGCATCGAAGACCCCAGCCCGCTGGTGACGGCGGCCTTGCACCGCTTGCTGCTGGCGGTGCTGCACCGGGCGCTGGAGGGCCCCGCCGATGCCTACGAGGCGGCCGAGTGGTTCGAAGAGGGGTTCGATCGCGGAAAGATTCAGACCTATCTGAGTAAGTACCGGGATCGCTTCGACCTGTTCCACCCCGAGCGGCCCTTCTACCAGGTGCCCGACTTCAGTCTCGAGCGCTCCTGCCGCTCCTGGACGGTGCTGGCCCCCGAACTCAACTCCGACAACAACAAGGTGCTCTTCGACCACACCGTCACCTCGAGGCCCCGCCCCCTCCTGCCCGCCGAGGCCGCCCGGCTGTTGGTGGCCAACCAGACCTTTGCCCTTTCTGCAGGCAAGAGCGTGCTGTGCCACACCGCCACGGCGCCGGTCGCGACGGCGGCTCTGGCGCTGGTGCTGGGCGACAACCTCCACCAGACGCTGTGCCTGAACCTAGTGGCCTATCCCAAAAGGGAGCACGAGCACGATTTCGCCACCTGGGAGCAGGAGCCCCTGAAGGTTGCCGACCTGGCGGACTGCGAGCGGGCCAGGGCCAGCGCCAAGGGCATCGTGCACCGCTACACCTGGCTCGCGCGCGCGGTGCGCCTGCACCCTGAGGAGGAAGATGGTCAGACTATCGTACGCTGGATCGCCTACGCCTCGGGGGTTCGCTACGAGGAGAGCCAGGTTCGGCGCGACCCGATGGTGGCGTTTCGCCCTGACCCCAAAGACCCCACCAGAGAGCGCCCCCTCGGCTTTAGCGAGGGCCGGGCCTTGTGGCGCGACTTTGCCGCTTTGCTGCCCAAGCCCGGCTCGGCCCAGGGGCTGGCCGTGGCCGACCATGCCCGCAACGTTTACCGCGCCCTGGGCCGCCATTTCAGGCAGCGGGGCCTCCCCGTGATGGTGGCGGGTCAGGCCAGTGATCAGGCCAAGGTCGAACTCTGGCGGGGGGAGATATACCGCCTGCCCGAGGCCATTTTGGGCGAGACCGACCTGCGCGCTTTTGTCGAGCAATGCCTGAACGAAGCCGAAGTGATGGGAGAGGTTTTGAATGGGGCTGCTCGAGCCCTGGCCGCCGGGTTGCTGTCCATGGGGGATCGCAAGCCCCATAAAGACGACGTGAGCAAGCTGGCCCGGAGCTTTCCTCACCAGGTGGCTTACTGGTCGGCGCTCGAGGGCCATTTCGCCGATTGGATAAGCCAGCTCGGCCCCGATTTCGAAAAGCAGCAGGCTCGGCTCGAGCGGGCCTGGCGCGAGATTCTCCAGCGCGAGGCCCTGCAGGCCTGGCGGCTTGCTGCTTTGGCCGCGGGGGACGATGCCCGGGCTTTGCGGGCCGTTCACAAGGGCGAGGGCATTTTGCTGGCCCATATCTACAAACAAAAGGAGGTAGTGGGTGCAAAAGGAAGTCAGTAG